The sequence below is a genomic window from Candidatus Hydrogenedens sp..
ACTATTTCCCGGGTCTAATAATGTAGAGAAATGAGTCGTTTTGAATTCAACATTACAATCCGGATATTGAATTTCACCTTCTCCTTCTACCGGTGTTCCTTCCCCTTCCCCTTCTTCTCCTTCGGGTTCTTCCCCTTCTAAAGTTCCTTCAAGGGTTGTTGTAGGGCATATACCATCATAACCGACCCAGCAACCTTTTGCTTCTAAAAGTGGAATTTGTTCACATAATACAGATTCGGGCAAAGGATTGCCTTCTAATCCTATTTCATCACCAGTGCCTAAGCCTGTGTTCTGAATTAGCGATTGAATGTCTTCAATTTGATTATCCCATAAGAATAACTGCTCTAAATTTTCTAAATTTCGTAGGGCAGTTATGTCGGATATATTGTTTCGTCCTAAATTAAGAAATCTAAGCCCGAATAACGACCCTAAAGGTGAAATATCAGTAATATTGTTGTTCCATAAAATAAGTGTTTGTAAATTTCGGATTTTATAAATTCCCGCTAAGTTTTGAATATTCCGTGAGCCAGCATTAAGTGTTGTAAGAATAACAAGGTCACCTTCATAAATATCTTTGGTTTGCTCGTAACCTAATGCATCTTTTACAGCCGCTTCTAAATTTGGGTCATTAAAATGAACAACTTCTCCCGCACCAAAAACATCAATAAAGACTTTTTGGGATAAAACTTCTTCTGTTCCTGATACTGCTCTGCATTGATATTCACCCTGACTGGAACCCGATATGGGATTTATAATCCATTGGTTAGAGTTTGGACCCGAAATAACTCCATTATGACTCCAATAATAAGTCGGAACAGTTGTTCCTCCTTTTACCTTAAAAAGTAGTGTTGCTTGTTCGCCTACATTATAGAGACCTCCAACGGGCTGAATAAGTATCTGGAGAGGTACTTTTCTCACTCCTAAATAAACACCCCAGGATTGTCTTCCTCCCATTCTCGTAGAAGGATTGTAAATAGAAGCAGAATCGGATACGGCTATAGAGAATCTTGCATTATCTAAAGTTGTTGCATAAGGAATTACATAAGTTGAAGAATTAGGACCTACGATTTC
It includes:
- a CDS encoding leucine-rich repeat domain-containing protein, with translation MKVWNLLTIAILGISIIYSFSGYPDRIDVDYDYILWAVDYTLDDMAPGRFAHIYGADRDGNGLKEEDHLGLLSAVLLNNSPLIPMARVIAIQEGFRANMQQVEKDLNITLNILGQTMHFDVINELRNEDPLLAFAVQYFLAGYMTCGDSVTFNFLNNFLKDLVRYFAEREGYGWALNYINLDDYINFGPSRYVTFGNTGTNYLGAGGDIDGNGQTNIQAYSGAGTREVWFNRCSIVPPPRIVGIWVNPGVVDTGDEATLSVQVAGGDGPLTFQWLRTDSNGYSFPSSFEIVGPNSSTYVIPYATTLDNARFSIAVSDSASIYNPSTRMGGRQSWGVYLGVRKVPLQILIQPVGGLYNVGEQATLLFKVKGGTTVPTYYWSHNGVISGPNSNQWIINPISGSSQGEYQCRAVSGTEEVLSQKVFIDVFGAGEVVHFNDPNLEAAVKDALGYEQTKDIYEGDLVILTTLNAGSRNIQNLAGIYKIRNLQTLILWNNNITDISPLGSLFGLRFLNLGRNNISDITALRNLENLEQLFLWDNQIEDIQSLIQNTGLGTGDEIGLEGNPLPESVLCEQIPLLEAKGCWVGYDGICPTTTLEGTLEGEEPEGEEGEGEGTPVEGEGEIQYPDCNVEFKTTHFSTLLDPGNS